A single region of the Flavobacteriales bacterium genome encodes:
- a CDS encoding LysR family transcriptional regulator: MSRISNLSLIQLQYLIALDEHRHFIKAADACFVTQPTLSMQIKKLENELEVLLFDRSKQPIIPTDVGQLVIEQAKRVINETKKIDNILLEYKGSVSGELAVGIIPTISNYLMPYLISKISKQYPDLRLHVRELMTDEILNLLQKDHLDVGVVATPLEIEGMIEKPIFYEKFCVYLNPKHPAYNQPFVAVEDLLKDKLWLLSEGNCFRNQTINLCSLKNLSPQMSAFNYESGSIETLIRIVNLEGGATVIPEWSSIELTANEKRNVRNVKDGDHVREVSLIYTRNFAKSKLSEAFYKTLQLCVPAPLKENSSTHVVKLT; encoded by the coding sequence ATGTCACGAATCTCGAACCTGTCACTTATACAGCTTCAATACCTAATTGCACTTGACGAGCATCGGCACTTTATCAAAGCAGCCGATGCTTGTTTTGTTACCCAACCCACCTTGAGTATGCAAATTAAAAAATTAGAAAATGAGCTGGAGGTGCTACTTTTTGACCGAAGTAAACAGCCTATCATACCCACAGATGTTGGGCAACTTGTGATTGAACAAGCTAAAAGGGTAATAAACGAAACCAAAAAAATCGATAATATTTTATTGGAATATAAAGGTTCGGTTTCGGGAGAGTTGGCCGTGGGCATAATTCCCACTATTTCCAATTATCTTATGCCCTACCTCATAAGTAAAATAAGTAAACAGTATCCAGACCTGCGGCTACACGTAAGAGAATTGATGACCGATGAAATTTTAAATCTTTTGCAAAAAGACCATTTAGACGTGGGTGTTGTTGCCACTCCATTAGAAATAGAGGGTATGATAGAAAAACCCATTTTTTACGAAAAATTTTGTGTTTACTTAAATCCTAAGCACCCTGCCTACAATCAACCTTTTGTTGCTGTTGAAGATTTATTAAAAGATAAATTATGGCTGCTTAGCGAAGGAAACTGTTTTAGAAACCAAACCATAAACCTTTGTTCACTCAAAAATCTTTCGCCACAAATGAGTGCCTTCAATTATGAAAGTGGCTCAATAGAAACCTTAATCCGAATTGTGAACTTAGAAGGAGGTGCAACCGTTATTCCAGAATGGTCATCAATTGAACTTACTGCCAATGAAAAGCGAAACGTAAGAAACGTAAAAGATGGAGACCATGTGCGTGAGGTAAGCCTTATCTATACCCGAAATTTTGCAAAGTCTAAATTGTCGGAGGCTTTTTACAAAACCCTGCAACTATGCGTTCCAGCTCCACTAAAAGAAAACAGCTCTACGCATGTTGTAAAACTTACATAA
- a CDS encoding AAA family ATPase, whose product MAGSDLKNYQFVEIKTYGSTEWLADNKKKYRSVFDKAEVGYVYCEFSFINLKYKQNDWPLKLSLKCVDENKKEICNLNCDRTVSFNAQKLFIREGWGTRNAGGFWTEGTYKWEAWIDGELVAEKAFYVQNYGVVSGLGQPYFKINGIKFYEGPDANVQPENRRYYHTFNHQFTRYVWVEFSAENLINNVKYWTCELTFNFRTSANLLKGSVTKLFFVYPGEPNFLLTVGWGADIIGTWSKGGYYVDVLFQDKLLASKNFNIGDDYVEADKGDFEVLRVEREHTETNFDAPATTRAISSNALNQDDILSELDDLIGLTEVKERIKEYSHYLQFIALRKNKGIEDNEPINLHTVFRGNPGTGKTTVARKLGKIYKRLGLLSKGHVHEVDRADLVAEFIGQTAPKTKAAIKKAKGGILFIDEAYSLARKDDDAKDFGKEAIEILIKEMTAEPDMAVIVAGYPDEMDTFLNSNPGLKSRFNQTFDFADYIPQELMTIAELAAEKRGIKFSKSAKDLFYKKLVDAYRDRDKFFGNARLVNSLVEECKINLGIRIMEAKNPEKLSMEDLSIITDKEIENLSLSKQEAIPDIPIDEDLLRESVDKLHRMMGLQKVKNDINDLIKLVRFYKETGKDYRKAFSLHAVFTGNPGTGKTTVARILTQIYKALGIIERGNLVECDRQSLVGGYVGQTAIKTGEVIDRAMGGVLFIDEAYSLTEGGNSDYGKEAIEIILKRMEDFRGNFIVIAAGYTENMRRFLESNPGLKSRFDRTFLFEDFEPADLHLIAVNQLAEHNLKPDEAADNLLKEMMEVMYASRDKYFGNGRAVRKVIEEAVRNQHLRMSGIASSKRTKKMVGTITVDDLNMLKLAEEIKENKRKGIGFNVNGK is encoded by the coding sequence CGTTTAATGCTCAAAAACTTTTTATCAGAGAAGGATGGGGTACGCGAAATGCAGGTGGGTTTTGGACCGAAGGTACCTACAAATGGGAAGCTTGGATAGATGGCGAGTTGGTAGCCGAAAAGGCGTTTTACGTGCAAAACTATGGAGTTGTTTCTGGTCTTGGTCAGCCCTACTTCAAAATAAATGGTATAAAATTTTACGAAGGACCAGATGCCAATGTGCAGCCCGAAAACAGACGATATTACCATACATTCAATCATCAGTTTACAAGATATGTTTGGGTAGAGTTTAGTGCCGAAAACCTGATAAATAATGTAAAATATTGGACCTGCGAGCTGACATTTAATTTTAGAACAAGTGCCAATTTGCTCAAAGGTTCTGTAACAAAACTGTTTTTTGTTTATCCGGGCGAGCCAAATTTTTTGCTCACAGTGGGTTGGGGGGCAGATATAATTGGCACATGGAGCAAAGGTGGCTACTATGTGGATGTGCTTTTTCAAGATAAACTTTTGGCCAGCAAAAACTTTAATATCGGCGATGATTATGTAGAAGCTGACAAAGGAGATTTTGAGGTGTTGAGGGTGGAGCGTGAGCATACAGAAACCAATTTTGATGCACCTGCTACCACGCGAGCCATTTCTTCAAATGCCCTCAATCAAGACGATATTTTGTCTGAACTGGATGATTTAATTGGGCTGACCGAGGTAAAGGAACGAATAAAAGAATACAGCCACTACCTTCAATTTATTGCTTTAAGAAAAAATAAAGGCATAGAGGATAACGAACCAATTAATCTGCATACAGTTTTTAGGGGTAATCCGGGAACGGGTAAAACCACCGTGGCACGTAAACTAGGGAAAATTTATAAAAGACTTGGCCTGCTCAGCAAAGGGCATGTGCACGAAGTAGATAGGGCCGATTTGGTGGCCGAATTCATTGGTCAGACCGCCCCAAAAACAAAGGCTGCTATAAAAAAAGCCAAAGGTGGAATCTTATTTATAGACGAGGCATATTCTTTGGCCAGAAAAGATGACGATGCGAAAGATTTTGGAAAAGAAGCCATCGAAATTTTAATAAAAGAAATGACTGCTGAGCCGGATATGGCGGTTATTGTGGCGGGGTATCCTGACGAAATGGATACTTTTTTAAACTCCAACCCAGGTCTAAAATCAAGATTCAATCAAACCTTTGATTTTGCAGATTATATCCCTCAAGAGCTGATGACCATTGCTGAGTTGGCCGCAGAAAAGCGAGGCATAAAGTTTAGTAAATCTGCCAAAGATTTGTTCTATAAAAAATTGGTTGATGCCTATCGTGACAGAGACAAATTTTTTGGAAATGCCCGTTTGGTCAATTCATTGGTTGAAGAATGTAAAATCAATTTGGGTATTCGGATAATGGAGGCCAAAAACCCGGAAAAGTTGAGCATGGAAGACTTGTCAATCATTACCGATAAAGAGATTGAAAACCTCAGCTTGTCAAAACAAGAAGCTATTCCTGATATTCCGATAGACGAAGATTTACTTCGCGAATCGGTAGATAAACTTCACCGAATGATGGGTCTGCAAAAGGTGAAAAATGATATAAATGACCTGATAAAACTGGTTCGGTTTTATAAAGAAACAGGCAAGGATTATAGAAAAGCATTTTCGCTTCATGCCGTTTTTACCGGAAATCCTGGTACAGGAAAAACCACTGTTGCCCGCATTCTGACTCAGATATATAAGGCCTTGGGTATTATTGAAAGAGGTAATTTGGTAGAGTGCGATAGACAATCTTTGGTTGGAGGATACGTTGGGCAAACTGCCATTAAAACAGGCGAAGTTATAGACCGTGCTATGGGTGGTGTGCTGTTTATTGACGAGGCATATTCTTTGACTGAGGGTGGAAATAGCGACTACGGCAAAGAAGCCATCGAAATTATCTTAAAGCGTATGGAAGACTTTAGAGGTAATTTTATTGTGATAGCAGCCGGATATACGGAAAATATGAGGCGATTTTTGGAGTCGAACCCTGGTTTAAAGTCGAGATTTGACAGAACATTCTTGTTCGAAGATTTTGAGCCTGCCGATTTACATTTGATAGCCGTAAATCAGCTGGCTGAGCATAACTTGAAACCAGACGAAGCCGCCGATAATTTGTTGAAAGAAATGATGGAGGTTATGTATGCAAGCCGCGACAAATACTTTGGAAATGGCCGAGCTGTCAGAAAAGTAATAGAAGAAGCTGTGCGAAATCAACACCTCAGAATGAGCGGGATTGCATCGTCAAAACGAACCAAAAAAATGGTTGGAACCATTACGGTTGATGATTTGAACATGCTTAAACTTGCTGAAGAAATAAAGGAAAATAAGAGAAAAGGTATCGGGTTTAATGTAAACGGTAAATGA